A region from the Neurospora crassa OR74A linkage group V, whole genome shotgun sequence genome encodes:
- the gh63-1 gene encoding mannosyl-oligosaccharide glucosidase, variant, with translation MAPPPPRQPRQLNLVLTLFLLCFNVLFGQAAAAQEDEAILNSEIARLNNQSLLWGPYRPNLYFGVRPRMPKALMTGLMWGKVETYTDYQTSLRYTCEQNEGMKGYGWDEYDTRRGGVQSIHDTENGIDITTSFVKVPGGATGGSWAARVKGRLQEGVPSDRKTAVILYVTQEGLGTLEAAKGDDENGYEGDVTLNGNSAALGDYKLVLTKGKGKHPKSDHKVTEVRGDAHTVVQSLTYQEEFLWQAKGIVFKQLKESVDAFVDKYFDKEDPPPAWQVFQLENRPGAGNVHIIQRVFEGDFEFDILFSSASAGKELSSADLTREIQEATESFGERFSSVFAIKAPFTAEKYEKFGRSMFSNLIGGIGYFFGESVVDRSYAPEYEEDHEGFWEEAAAARARNKPTLEGPYELFTSVPSRPFFPRGFLWDEGFHLIPIADWDIDLAMEIVKSWYNLMDEDGWIAREQILGAEARSKVPEEFQTQYPHYANPPTLFFIVDTFVNRLRNANGTMPAVKEHLSQGVSLSSASIDNVEVGLEYLRRLYPLLRRQFYWFKKTQYGDIKSYDRDAYSSREAYRWRGRTLTHCLTSGLDDYPRPQPPHPGELHVDLMSWVGLMAKSLANAAEVIAPEEVEDYTKVLDGIEHNLDDLHWSEKDGCYCDATIDEFEEHQLVCHKGYISLSPFLTGLLKPDSPKLGKILALIGDEEELWSPYGIRSLSKKDENYGTAENYWRSPIWININYLIITQLHNLATQEGPYQETARDMYQRLRKNVVETIYNSWEETGFAWEQYNPETGKGQRTQHFTGWTSLVVKILAMEDLPEAAPVAPVESQYVKDEL, from the exons AtggcgccaccaccaccccggCAACCGCGCCAATTGAACTTGGTGctcaccctcttcctcctctgttTCAATGTCCTCTTCGgccaagccgccgccgcccaggAGGACGAGGCCATCCTCAACAGCGAGATTGCTCGACTCAACAACCAGAGCTTGCTATGGGGTCCCTATCGTCCCAACCTCTACTTTGGCGTCCGCCCCCGCATGCCCAAGGCCTTGATGACGGGTCTGATGTGGGGCAAGGTTGAGACATACACCGACTATCAGACCTCTCTCCGGTACACATGCGAGCAGAACGAGGGCATGAAGGGTTATGGCTGGGACGAGTACGACACTAGAAGGGGCGGTGTTCAGTCCATCCACGACACCGAGAACGGCATcgacatcaccacctccttcgTCAAGGTTCCCGGCGGCGCGACCGGCGGTAGCTGGGCTGCCAGAGTCAAGGGTCGGCTCCAGGAGGGTGTACCCTCGGACCGCAAGACTGCTGTCATCCTCTACGTAACACAGGAGGGACTTGGCACCCTTGAGGCGGCCAAGGGAGATGATGAGAATGGCTATGAGGGCGATGTCACCCTCAACGGCAACTCTGCCGCCCTCGGAGACTACAAGCTAGTCCtcaccaagggcaagggcaagcaCCCCAAGAGCGATCACAAGGTCACCGAAGTGCGTGGTGATGCTCACACCGTGGTTCAGTCCTTGACCTACCAGGAAGAGTTCCTTTGGCAGGCCAAGGGCATCGTCTTCAAGCAGCTCAAGGAAAGTGTCGATGCTTTTGTCGACAAGTACTTTGACAAGGAAGACCCCCCACCGGCATGGCAGGTATTCCAGCTCGAGAACCGCCCTGGAGCTGGAAATGTTCACATCATCCAGAGGGTCTTTGAGGGTGACTTCGAGTTCGACATCTTGTTCTCCAGTGCCTCGGCTGGCAAGGAGCTCTCAAGTGCCGATCTGACCAGGGAGATCCAGGAGGCTACTGAATCGTTTGGTGAACGCTTCTCGAGCGTGTTTGCCATCAAGGCTCCTTTTACCGCTGAAAAGTACGAGAAGTTTGGCAGGAGCATGTTCTCCAATCTCATTGGTGGTATTGGTTATTTCTTTGGAGAGTCAGTGGTTGACCGTTCGTATGCACCCGAGTATGAGGAGGATCACGAGGGTTTCTGGGAAGAGGCTGCTGCGGCCAGAGCTCGCAACAAGCCCACGCTTGAGGGCCCTTATGAGCTCTTCACCAGCGTCCCGTCCCGACCCTTCTTCCCCAGGGGCTTTTTGTGGGATGAGGGCTTCCACCTGATTCCCATTGCAGACTGGGACATTGATCTTGCCATGGAGATTGTGAAGAGCTGGTATAACCTCATGGACGAGGATGGCTGGATCGCTCGTGAGCAGATCCTGGGTGCAGAAGCCAGGAGCAAGGTTCCCGAGGAGTTCCAGACCCAGTACCCCCACTATGCCAACCCCCCTACGCTGTTCTTCATTGTCGATACCTTTGTCAACAGGCTGCGCAACGCTAATGGCACCATGCCTGCTGTTAAAGAACACCTCTCCCAAGGCGTCTCTCTTTCCAGTGCGTCTATCGACAACGTTGAGGTAGGACTCGAGTATCTCCGCCGCCTCTACCCGCTTCTTCGCCGCCAGTTCTACTGGTTCAAGAAGACACAGTACGGTGACATCAAGTCCTACGATCGCGACGCCTATTCCTCCCGTGAGGCTTATAGGTGGCGCGGCCGCACCCTCACGCACTGCTTGACTAGTGGCTTGGACGACTACCCTCGCCCTCAGCCACCTCACCCTGGTGAGCTCCATGTCGACCTCATGTCGTGGGTTGGCCTAATGGCTAAGTCGCTGGCCAACGCCGCCGAAGTCATTGCGcccgaggaggttgaggattACACAAAGGTTCTCGACGGAATCGAGCACAATCTTGATGACCTGCACTGGTCTGAGAAGGACGGCTGCTACTGCGATGCCACCATTGATGAGTTTGAGGAGCACCAACTCGTGTGCCACAAGGGATacatctccctctccccattCCTGACTGGCCTGTTGAAGCCCGATAGCCCTAAGCTCGGCAAGATTCTGGCCCTTAttggtgatgaggaggagctaTGGAGCCCTTATGGCATCCGCAGCTTGAGCAAGAAGGATGAGAACTACGGCACTGCCGAGAATTACTGGAGAAGTCCCATCTGGATCAACATCAACTACCTTATCATTACCCAGCTTCAC AACCTTGCAACCCAAGAAGGGCCCTACCAAGAGACGGCCCGCGACATGTATCAAAGACTGCGCAAGAACGTTGTCGAAACCATCTACAACAGCTGGGAGGAAACGGGCTTTGCGTGGGAACAGTACAACCCGGAAACGGGCAAGGGTCAGCGTACACAGCACTTCACCGGCTGGACCAGCTTGGTGGTCAAGATCCTAGCCATGGAGGACCTGCCCGAGGCTGCCCCAGTGGCCCCGGTTGAATCACAGTACGTCAAGGACGAGCTATGA
- the gh63-1 gene encoding mannosyl-oligosaccharide glucosidase, with protein sequence MAPPPPRQPRQLNLVLTLFLLCFNVLFGQAAAAQEDEAILNSEIARLNNQSLLWGPYRPNLYFGVRPRMPKALMTGLMWGKVETYTDYQTSLRYTCEQNEGMKGYGWDEYDTRRGGVQSIHDTENGIDITTSFVKVPGGATGGSWAARVKGRLQEGVPSDRKTAVILYVTQEGLGTLEAAKGDDENGYEGDVTLNGNSAALGDYKLVLTKGKGKHPKSDHKVTEVRGDAHTVVQSLTYQEEFLWQAKGIVFKQLKESVDAFVDKYFDKEDPPPAWQVFQLENRPGAGNVHIIQRVFEGDFEFDILFSSASAGKELSSADLTREIQEATESFGERFSSVFAIKAPFTAEKYEKFGRSMFSNLIGGIGYFFGESVVDRSYAPEYEEDHEGFWEEAAAARARNKPTLEGPYELFTSVPSRPFFPRGFLWDEGFHLIPIADWDIDLAMEIVKSWYNLMDEDGWIAREQILGAEARSKVPEEFQTQYPHYANPPTLFFIVDTFVNRLRNANGTMPAVKEHLSQGVSLSSASIDNVEVGLEYLRRLYPLLRRQFYWFKKTQYGDIKSYDRDAYSSREAYRWRGRTLTHCLTSGLDDYPRPQPPHPGELHVDLMSWVGLMAKSLANAAEVIAPEEVEDYTKVLDGIEHNLDDLHWSEKDGCYCDATIDEFEEHQLVCHKGYISLSPFLTGLLKPDSPKLGKILALIGDEEELWSPYGIRSLSKKDENYGTAENYWRSPIWININYLIITQLHNLATQEGPYQETARDMYQRLRKNVVETIYNSWEETGFAWEQYNPETGKGQRTQHFTGWTSLVVKILAMEDLPEAAPVAPVESQNDIPKL encoded by the exons AtggcgccaccaccaccccggCAACCGCGCCAATTGAACTTGGTGctcaccctcttcctcctctgttTCAATGTCCTCTTCGgccaagccgccgccgcccaggAGGACGAGGCCATCCTCAACAGCGAGATTGCTCGACTCAACAACCAGAGCTTGCTATGGGGTCCCTATCGTCCCAACCTCTACTTTGGCGTCCGCCCCCGCATGCCCAAGGCCTTGATGACGGGTCTGATGTGGGGCAAGGTTGAGACATACACCGACTATCAGACCTCTCTCCGGTACACATGCGAGCAGAACGAGGGCATGAAGGGTTATGGCTGGGACGAGTACGACACTAGAAGGGGCGGTGTTCAGTCCATCCACGACACCGAGAACGGCATcgacatcaccacctccttcgTCAAGGTTCCCGGCGGCGCGACCGGCGGTAGCTGGGCTGCCAGAGTCAAGGGTCGGCTCCAGGAGGGTGTACCCTCGGACCGCAAGACTGCTGTCATCCTCTACGTAACACAGGAGGGACTTGGCACCCTTGAGGCGGCCAAGGGAGATGATGAGAATGGCTATGAGGGCGATGTCACCCTCAACGGCAACTCTGCCGCCCTCGGAGACTACAAGCTAGTCCtcaccaagggcaagggcaagcaCCCCAAGAGCGATCACAAGGTCACCGAAGTGCGTGGTGATGCTCACACCGTGGTTCAGTCCTTGACCTACCAGGAAGAGTTCCTTTGGCAGGCCAAGGGCATCGTCTTCAAGCAGCTCAAGGAAAGTGTCGATGCTTTTGTCGACAAGTACTTTGACAAGGAAGACCCCCCACCGGCATGGCAGGTATTCCAGCTCGAGAACCGCCCTGGAGCTGGAAATGTTCACATCATCCAGAGGGTCTTTGAGGGTGACTTCGAGTTCGACATCTTGTTCTCCAGTGCCTCGGCTGGCAAGGAGCTCTCAAGTGCCGATCTGACCAGGGAGATCCAGGAGGCTACTGAATCGTTTGGTGAACGCTTCTCGAGCGTGTTTGCCATCAAGGCTCCTTTTACCGCTGAAAAGTACGAGAAGTTTGGCAGGAGCATGTTCTCCAATCTCATTGGTGGTATTGGTTATTTCTTTGGAGAGTCAGTGGTTGACCGTTCGTATGCACCCGAGTATGAGGAGGATCACGAGGGTTTCTGGGAAGAGGCTGCTGCGGCCAGAGCTCGCAACAAGCCCACGCTTGAGGGCCCTTATGAGCTCTTCACCAGCGTCCCGTCCCGACCCTTCTTCCCCAGGGGCTTTTTGTGGGATGAGGGCTTCCACCTGATTCCCATTGCAGACTGGGACATTGATCTTGCCATGGAGATTGTGAAGAGCTGGTATAACCTCATGGACGAGGATGGCTGGATCGCTCGTGAGCAGATCCTGGGTGCAGAAGCCAGGAGCAAGGTTCCCGAGGAGTTCCAGACCCAGTACCCCCACTATGCCAACCCCCCTACGCTGTTCTTCATTGTCGATACCTTTGTCAACAGGCTGCGCAACGCTAATGGCACCATGCCTGCTGTTAAAGAACACCTCTCCCAAGGCGTCTCTCTTTCCAGTGCGTCTATCGACAACGTTGAGGTAGGACTCGAGTATCTCCGCCGCCTCTACCCGCTTCTTCGCCGCCAGTTCTACTGGTTCAAGAAGACACAGTACGGTGACATCAAGTCCTACGATCGCGACGCCTATTCCTCCCGTGAGGCTTATAGGTGGCGCGGCCGCACCCTCACGCACTGCTTGACTAGTGGCTTGGACGACTACCCTCGCCCTCAGCCACCTCACCCTGGTGAGCTCCATGTCGACCTCATGTCGTGGGTTGGCCTAATGGCTAAGTCGCTGGCCAACGCCGCCGAAGTCATTGCGcccgaggaggttgaggattACACAAAGGTTCTCGACGGAATCGAGCACAATCTTGATGACCTGCACTGGTCTGAGAAGGACGGCTGCTACTGCGATGCCACCATTGATGAGTTTGAGGAGCACCAACTCGTGTGCCACAAGGGATacatctccctctccccattCCTGACTGGCCTGTTGAAGCCCGATAGCCCTAAGCTCGGCAAGATTCTGGCCCTTAttggtgatgaggaggagctaTGGAGCCCTTATGGCATCCGCAGCTTGAGCAAGAAGGATGAGAACTACGGCACTGCCGAGAATTACTGGAGAAGTCCCATCTGGATCAACATCAACTACCTTATCATTACCCAGCTTCAC AACCTTGCAACCCAAGAAGGGCCCTACCAAGAGACGGCCCGCGACATGTATCAAAGACTGCGCAAGAACGTTGTCGAAACCATCTACAACAGCTGGGAGGAAACGGGCTTTGCGTGGGAACAGTACAACCCGGAAACGGGCAAGGGTCAGCGTACACAGCACTTCACCGGCTGGACCAGCTTGGTGGTCAAGATCCTAGCCATGGAGGACCTGCCCGAGGCTGCCCCAGTGGCCCCGGTTGAATCACA AAACGACATACCGAAGTTGTAA
- a CDS encoding secretion pathway protein Sls2/Rcy1, which translates to MSNFKRASMAGAGPKSTSSSAMMAGGGHSKNGSILNALRATTMIDTKPVLPAEILVTILDYLPVSDLLRFARTSRRMREMVYDDTRWVARLRSMGVWDEAEARRRFEEVMKRRREAAERAERERLAAAAAATGTTGGSMPIGRGQPFPGQSLELFPGLQQQYPTPPPVITTTLFDAGEEELRRKRIAEEQKKREEAIQAAAQRRAMEEMEGLQDGFETMKVGGGQGGLLPTAPQKDPFSDPEALLNVIKNARSIRGHARQEYGKIYGALAPFYFDLAKAKSHTDPVVFRVFRDPERQAQMLANLRTFAKSDWAAGWRQREEKLATMAGIFESAVLHEFETGYEFWDVDGRMHKYAHVLDLLNGGTAAVELFIHKHPIFTDKEVLANPMDCVNQALADDVTLEPSRRFFEVLTAKVNEQADIIQRVFPKPAEVFWLLMGKIRDDILTDYVTPLFDETHERSLAAYVKAVSGLFEQTLQFFRTVNAPKNEKNAKEQEELAKEYALKVFEQHLDLYLADELDYFTQQAEAEVGEWEKKLSEQDATAESFYMGSFTNRQADKKDFLTSFKKVVMMPVSALPSLPLGSPFASKPATTPTTATTAAANGGELQAPENPEQSHPVSPSLAAPVTVDRTGSPLPDKAPTDELAAKAALMTSRLEGIKSLFSIEIALSLVHMAKSSLGRAAVFIQLGGQAGGEAREQCEAIFVALLRILGSRHIKPGFDKAVAHLSQYNPREVSHHDKGGVAPLVTFIELVNVGDLISQMIDVFYEQQLTTPKIADRNDFLDPAGLAKKKFEQMLDESVAAGLNKGIDVLMDEVEYVCATTQQPTDYNPAMTTDPFNDAASISGMSVTTEGTTSTTTNSSNNNNRKSRYKSGTPSIWSLPSLPGTPPTPGGSSGTTTNSLGPQDIGPTATALRIRDLVASHTSMLTGSTDKSMLDVFNGEVGLRLFTAVCKHLKRQRISTEGAIKLIADVNLYYEYIRTLKNQDLLAYFKALRELSQIYLIDAKHHAKEMATIIADNERFSGVFRAEEVYEYAERRADWYNVRKEVERAMYGLECLVM; encoded by the exons ATGTCCAACTTCAAAAGGGCCTCCATGGCTGGTGCCGGGCCAAAGTCCACATCTTCGTCAGCGATGATGGCAGGAGGCGGCCACAGCAAGAACGGCAGCATCTTGAACGCCCTCCGAGCGACCACAATGATTGATACCAAGCCAGTATTACCAGCCG AAATCCTCGTCACGATCCTCGATTACCTCCCCGTCTCCGACCTCCTCCGCTTCGCCCGCACCTCCCGCCGCATGCGCGAGATGGTCTACGACGACACCCGCTGGGTTGCCCGCCTGCGCTCTATGGGGGTGTGGGACGAAGCGGAAGCGCGGCGGCGGTTCGAGGAAGTAATGAAGCGACGGCGCGAAGCCGCCGAACGGGCGGAGCGGGAACGActcgctgccgctgctgcagCAACGGGCACAACAGGAGGATCAATGCCAATAGGGAGAGGACAGCCGTTTCCTGGACAATCACTGGAGCTGTTTCCTGGATTGCAACAACAGTAcccaacgccgccgccggtgatAACGACGACCCTGTTCGATGcaggcgaggaggagctgaggaggaagaggatcgCGGAAGAgcagaaaaaaagggaggaggcgattcaggcggcggcgcagagaagggcgatggaggagatggaagggTTGCAGGATGGGTTTGAGACGATGAAAGTGGGCGGAGGACAAGGGGGACTGCTACCGACGGCGCCGCAAAAAGACCCCTTTTCGGACCCCGAAGCGTTATTGAACGTGATCAAAAACGCCCGTTCCATCCGCGGCCACGCCCGACAAGAGTATGGCAAGATTTACGGCGCGCTAGCACCGTTCTACTTTGACCTGGCCAAAGCGAAATCGCACACCGACCCGGTCGTCTTTCGCGTGTTTCGGGATCCGGAGCGGCAAGCACAGATGTTGGCCAACCTGCGGACGTTTGCCAAGTCCGACTGGGCCGCTGGCTGGCGGCAGCGCGAGGAGAAGCTGGCGACCATGGCGGGCATCTTCGAGAGCGCGGTGCTGCACGAGTTTGAGACGGGTTACGAGTTTTGGGACGTCGATGGGAGGATGCACAAGTATGCGCACGTATTGGATCTGCTGAACGGCgggacggcggcggtggagCTGTTTATCCATAAACATCCGATCTTCACGGATAAGGAGGTATTGGCGAACCCAATGGATTGCGTCAATCAGGCGCTGGCAGACGATGTTACGCTAGAGCCGTCGAGGCGGTTCTTTGAGGTGTTGACGGCCAAGGTCAATGAGCAGGCGGATATCATCCAGCGAGTGTTTCCGAAGCCGGCCGAGGTGTTTTGGTTATTGATGGGGAAAATCAGGGATGATATCTTGACGGATTACGTGACGCCGTTGTTTGACGAGACGCACGAGAGGAGCCTGGCGGCGTATGTGAAGGCCGTTTCTGGTCTGTTTGAGCAGACGTTGCAGTTCTTTAGGACGGTAAATGCACCGAAGAACGAGAAGAACGcgaaggagcaggaggagctggcAAAGGAATATGCGCTCAAAGTGTTTGAGCAGCATTTAGATCTTTATCTGGCGGATGAGTTGGATTACTTTACCCAgcaggcggaggcggaggtgggAGAGTGGGAGAAGAAGCTGTCGGAGCAGGATGCTACTGCGGAATCGTTCTACATGGGCAGCTTCACCAACAGGCAGGCGGATAAGAAGGACTTCTTGACGTCGTTCAAAAAAGTGGTCATGATGCCCGTGTCGGCTCTGCCAAGTTTGCCGTTAGGGTCGCCGTTTGCTTCAAAGCCTGCCACAACCCCTACGACAGCcacgacagcagcagcgaacGGCGGCGAGCTACAAGCGCCGGAAAACCCTGAGCAGTCTCATCCAGTCTCTCCTAGTCTGGCGGCGCCAGTAACTGTTGATCGTACAGGAAGTCCCTTGCCGGACAAGGCCCCCACGGATGAACTAGCAGCAAAGGCTGCGCTAATGACGTCCAGACTAGAGGGAATCAAGTCCCTCTTCAGCATCGAAATTGCCCTCAGTCTCGTCCACATGGCCAAATCCAGTCTCGGCCGCGCCGCTGTCTTCATTCAACTCGGCGGACAAGCTGGCGGCGAAGCTCGCGAGCAATGCGAGGCCATATTCGTCGCTTTGCTCCGCATTCTCGGCAGCCGTCACATTAAGCCCGGTTTCGACAAGGCAGTCGCCCATCTTTCGCAATACAATCCGCGCGAGGTCTCCCATCATGACAAGGGCGGGGTGGCGCCTCTGGTGACCTTCATCGAACTCGTCAACGTCGGAGACCTGATCTCGCAGATGATCGACGTCTTCTACGAGCAACAGCTCACCACACCCAAGATCGCGGACCGCAACGATTTCCTAGACCCAGCCGGTCTGGCCAAGAAGAAATTCGAGCAAATGCTCGACGAAAGCGTCGCCGCCGGTCTCAACAAGGGCATCGACGTGCTCATGGACGAAGTCGAATACGTCTGCGCCACCACACAGCAACCAACCGATTACAACCCCGCCATGACCACCGACCCATTCAATGACGCCGCCAGCATCAGCGGCATGAGCGTCACCACCGaaggcaccaccagcaccaccaccaacagcagTAACAATAACAACCGAAAATCCCGATACAAATCCGGCACACCCTCCATCTGgtcccttccctccctcccggGTACTCCACCCACCCCCGGCGGCTCCAgtggcaccaccaccaactcccTCGGACCGCAAGACATTGGCCCCACGGCCACCGCCCTTCGCATCCGCGACCTCGTCGCCTCACACACCTCGATGCTGACGGGATCCACCGATAAATCGATGCTAGACGTGTTCAACGGCGAAGTCGGCCTGCGTCTCTTTACCGCCGTATGCAAGCACCTCAAGCGCCAGCGCATCTCGACCGAGGGCGCCATCAAGCTCATTGCCGACGTGAATCTCTACTACGAGTACATCCGCACCTTGAAAAACCAAGACCTGCTAGCATATTTCAAAGCGCTGAGGGAGTTGAGTCAGATTTACCTGATTGATGCTAAGCATCATGCCAAAGAAATGGCGACCATTATTGCGGATAACGAGCGGTTTAGTGGCGTGTTTAGAGCCGAGGAGGTGTACGAGTATGCGGAACGAAGGGCGGATTGGTATAATGTgaggaaggaggtggagagggcTATGTATGGGCTGGAGTGTTTGGTAATGTGA
- the prk-3 gene encoding serine/threonine-protein kinase yields MANSPLVARPTDALQPPKSLPPSSGGTPSGGLPRSARGQQIAALARPTMDLMEQMNEDEKNKYIKGKKLGEGTYANVYLGHSRLDSSTQVAIKKIKVQKEYQDGIAPDAIREMKYLQKLRGHANIIILHSVFSSKDQNLNLVLEYLPLGDLEMLIRDVDHVRYGAADIKAWMGMLTRAIWWCHDNYVLHRDIKPNNLLIAADGEVKLADFGLARSFADPGVRMTANVITRWYRPPELLFGARHYSGAVDIWSVGLVFAELIIRAPYLPGNSEVEQIALICREIGTPTEENWPGVTQLKEYTVPSDVVPVAGKDKYMGRFGAVGSDGVDLLTKTLVLDPRRRITAREMLEHRWWKADPKPTPKHDLPKKTAGAEEKLAADLKRRNGMVEDDDVRGSKVARKLDFGTAR; encoded by the exons ATGGCGAACTCCCCTCTTGTTGCGCGTCCGACCGATGCGCTCCAGCCACCGAAATCCCTTCCGCCATCCAGCGGCGGCACCCCAAGCGGGGGACTTCCACGGTCGGCCCGGGGCCAGCAGATCGCCGCCTTAGCCCGCCCGACTATGGATCTGATGGAACAGATGAACGAAGACGAGAAGAACAAATACATCAAGG GCAAGAAACTCGGTGAAGGTACCTACGCCAACGTCTACCTCGGCCACTCCCGTCTCGACTCCTCAACACAAGTCGCCATCAAAAAGATCAAAGTCCAAAAGGAATACCAAGATGGCATCGCGCCCGACGCCATCCGCGAAATGAAGTACCTGCAAAAGCTTCGGGGCCacgccaacatcatcatcttaCATTCCGTCTTTTCATCCAAGGACCAGAACCTCAACCTCGTCCTTGAATACCTTCCCCTCGGCGACCTCGAGATGCTCATCCGCGACGTTGACCACGTCCGCTACGGCGCCGCCGACATCAAAGCCTGGATGGGCATGCTGACTCGCGCCATCTGGTGGTGTCACGACAATTACGTGCTGCACCGCGATATCAAGCCCAACAACTTGCTGATCGCCGCCGACGGCGAAGTCAAACTGGCGGATTTTGGTCTAGCACGGAGCTTTGCCGACCCCGGCGTGCGAATGACGGCGAACGTGATCACCAGATGGTACCGTCCTCCCGAGCTGCTGTTCGGCGCCCGCCACTATTCGGGTGCCGTGGACATTTGGTCGGTGGGTCTGGTGTTTGCCGAGCTCATCATTCGTGCCCCTTACCTGCCTGGTAACTCGGAGGTTGAACAGATCGCCTTGATCTGCAGGGAAATCGGCACGCCGACGGAGGAGAACTGGCCTGGTGTTACGCAGCTGAAGGAGTATACGGTTCCCAGCGACGTGGTGCCCGTGGCGGGCAAGGACAAGTACATGGGTCGGTTTGGCGCAGTCGGGTCCGATGGCGTGGATCTGTTGACCAAGACGCTGGTTTTGGATCCAAGGAGGCGTATCACGGCGAGGGAGATGCTGGAGCATAGGTGGTGGAAGGCAGATCCCAAGCCGACGCCTAAGCATGACCTGCCGAAGAAGACGGCAGGGGCCGAGGAGAAGTTGGCGGCGGATTTGAAGAGACGGAATGGTATggtggaggacgacgatgtgCGCGGCTCCAAGGTCGCTAGGAAGTTGGACTTTGGCACCGCGAGGTGA
- a CDS encoding FK506 suppressor Sfk1 yields the protein MLRGILSYWIFPIISGVVWLGTLLGLLIYWCTDENRRHYASMDARQTIAYISDVGASTLKPLFIAGCSVTTVFLDLSFGADRWLRHKGRLVPNTTVTEKVLSGITIVFAIVGTCGLILLSIFDTARYPRLHDIFLLLFIAGYVISAIFICWEYQRLGMRYREHRVLRISFWVKLAFVVVEIILAVAFASCSYTGHYNPAAVLEWTIAFIFSFYIFSFWIDLYPAVRTKGTGGYRGNKGMNEHMEHGSREEQGIAGSDRTLMGEAYAAAHHGHDQRNSYYSGNGYSGSRPGTAPNQQSGLRGMALPNDF from the exons ATGTTGCGAGGGATACTATCATATTGG ATTTTTCCAATAATCTCCGGCGTAGTCTGGCTCGGCACCCTCCTCGGCCTGCTCATCTACTGGTGCACCGACGAAAACCGACGTCACTATGCCTCCATGGACGCGCGGCAAACCATAGCCTACATCTCCGACGTTGGCGCCTCCACCTTGAAGCCCCTCTTCATCGCCGGCTGTTCCGTAACCACCGTCTTCCTGGACCTCTCCTTCGGCGCCGACCGCTGGCTCCGCCACAAGGGCCGCCTGGTGCCCAACACCACCGTGACGGAAAAGGTTCTTTCGGGCATAACCATTGTGTTTGCCATCGTCGGCACCTGCGGCCTGATCCTGCTGAGCATCTTTGACACGGCGCGATACCCCCGGCTGCACGATATTTTCCTGCTGCTGTTCATTGCCGGGTACGTCATCAGTGCCATCTTCATCTGCTGGGAGTACCAGCGCCTGGGCATGCGGTATCGCGAGCACCGCGTCCTGCGCATCTCGTTCTGGGTCAAGCTTGCCTTTGTCGTTGTCGAGATCATCCTGGCCGTCGCGTTTGCCAGTTGTAGTTACACTGGGCACTATAACCCGGCCGCGGTGTTGGAGTGGACGATAGCgttcatcttctccttctacaTCTTTTCGTTCTGGATCGACTTGTATCCCGCGGTCAGGACAAAGGGGACCGGTGGGTACAGGGGAAACAAGGGCATGAACGAGCATATGGAACACGGCAGTAGGGAGGAGCAGGGGATTGCGGGGAGTGATAGGACGTTGATGGGAGAGGCATATGCGGCTGCTCATCATGGTCATGACCAAAGGAACAGCTACTACAGCGGTAACGGGTACAGCGGTAGCAGGCCGGGGACGGCGCCGAATCAGCAGAGCGGGTTGAGGGGGATGGCGCTCCCTAATGATTTTTAG